From the Purpureocillium takamizusanense chromosome 6, complete sequence genome, one window contains:
- a CDS encoding uncharacterized protein (COG:U~EggNog:ENOG503NWUP) → MGELADYLVQHDANFRKARLPALYSDFRPQRTLNPDGYRANVSAWRGAIASLASSGLLSRYITGSSPLVLQLDDSLLRSLESRQFGQPLALATAVREAIANKDLLPVQEFLQSKHSIGARSWAELPWNALGWTLRQLGVVDSARGEDRLPKGRYVIVQNVDAAAAELAHRMADRPSKFDRIFTKAQFQRDFGTALLGSHVRLSDTDFEVLLTSLTRDRNMIEYDGRTIRIRGTSNELRGITEEDSAIASIKELTASLKHQTELLNARIDELGREAKTAVSRNNRVTALAALKSKKIAESSLAQRYTTLNQLEEVAAKIEQASDQVQLVKVMESSAGVLQSLNSQVGGTERVDGVVDRLREQMNDTDEVAAILADATGTVIDESEIDQQLEALEQEARNATLADQRREAEKKSAAEAEQVLKQLNSLPRVPDQEALPDRQKSPTPTSETGIGNLSLGGSASEESLKERPQASAEAI, encoded by the exons ATGGGTGAACTCGCCGACTACCTGGTGCAACACGACGCCAACTTTCGGAA AGCTCGGCTACCGGCGCTCTACTCAGACTTCCGCCCACAGAGAACCTTGAATCCCGATGGCTATCGTGCCAACGTCTCGGCTTGGCGTGGCGCCATCGCAAGCCTTGCTTCGAGCGGACTCCTGTCCCGCTATATTACCGGTTCAAGCCCCCTTGTTCTACAGCTCGACGACTCGTTGCTGCGCTCGTTAGAGAGCAGGCAGTTCGGGCAGCCCCTagccctcgccaccgccgttcGCGAAGCCATTGCCAACAAAGATCTACTGCCGGTACAAGAATTTCTACAATCGAAGCACAGCATCGGCGCTCGCTCCTGGGCCGAGCTCCCGTGGAATGCGCTCGGCTGGACGCTGCGCCAGCTCGGTGTCGTAGACtccgcgcgaggcgaggatCGACTGCCAAAGGGCCGATACGTTATAGTGCAGAACGTggacgcggcagcggccgaaTTAGCACATAGAATGGCGGATAGGCCCTCAAAGTTTGATCGAATCTTTACAAAAGCGCAGTTTCAGCGCGACTTTGGCACGGCCCTTTTGGGAAGCCATGTACGACTGTCGGATACCGACTTCGAAGTGCTACTCACTTCCTTGACTAGAGATAGAAACATGATCGAATACGACGGTCGTACCATCCGGATTCGCGGAACATCCAATGAGCTAAGAGGCATCACGGAGGAGGACTCGGCCATTGCGTCCATCAAGGAACTCACAGCGAGTCTCAAACATCAGACCGAGCTTCTCAACGCTcgcatcgacgagctgggTAGGGAGGCCAAGACTGCAGTCTCCCGCAACAATCGGGTGACTGCACTGGCGGCTCTCAAGTCCAAGAAGATTGCCGAGTCCTCGCTTGCTCAACGCTACACAACTTTGAACCAGCTCGAAGAAGTGGCGGCGAAGATTGAGCAAGCGTCAGACCAAGTGCAGCTGGTGAAGGTGATGGAGTCTTCCGCGGGCGTACTCCAGAGCCTCAACTCCCAGGTCGGTGGCACCGAACGAGTCGACGGCGTTGTGGATCGTCTTCGGGAGCAGATGAACGACACGGACGAGGTGGCTGCCATCCTTGCCGACGCGACCGGGACTGTGATAGACGAGAGTGAGATTGATCAGCAACTGGAGGCCTTGGAACAGGAGGCGAGGAACGCAACACTGGCAGACCAACGCAGAGAGGCAGAGAAGAAGTCCGCCGCTGAGGCAGAGCAAGTACTGAAGCAGCTGAACAGCCTGCCTCGGGTGCCAGATCAGGAAGCTTTGCCAGACAGGCAAAAATCGCCGACTCCGACGTCTGAAACTGGAATCGGCAACCTTTCCTTGGGGGGTTCGGCCAGTGAGGAGAGTCTTAAAGAGAGACCGCAGGCAAGCGCCGAAGCCATATAA
- the RAD18 gene encoding RING-type E3 ubiquitin transferase (COG:O~EggNog:ENOG503NYXM) — protein sequence MQRRGGSIAAHCMVPLRRKGIIVAKPPLHRWSSCHRGSTTTLIVVGFVSLARTYITTKNPNVEAMPGDDVPDSTDWLSTPLSGLASVEAAIRCQVCKDFYKTPMITSCSHTFCSLCIRRALSNDGKCPLCRAPEQELKLRCNWSVEEAAEAFSRAREAILGFARSIPSRERSPKRKADDQASPATHDLPEPKRIRTSARLNKNRTDHVTVAPQASNDAPEEVIQASDDEDEDEYIPDDPDGLVPCPVCDKKMKAWQVFQHLETCPGPSPVATNSSSLSSFGHRPQRQHKAIERLPALNYSMLKENALRKKMNELGLSSQGPRILLEKRHREWLTLWNANCDAAHPKKRSELLQDMEIWERTQGGRAPTSSKALQAAAAIKDKDFDGAAWAAKHDSSFKDLIASARKSRAGATKAHDDDEPPDKAMSIRTESPEQRVPVYQEGQNTASLADKLQDPRFADAPSQSEFKGPPNGNDVIHQGNSESHHNAKVAGVSSPSLGTVAAPESRRHDLGAV from the exons ATGCAGCGCCGTGGTGGGTCAATCGCCGCTCACTGCATGGTCCCGTTGCGCAGGAAGGGAATCATCGTCGCAAAGCCTCCGCTCCATCGATGGAGTAGCTGCCACCGAGGCAGCACAACTACCCTTATAGTCGTTGGCTTCGTATCTCTTGCGCGCACTTACATCACCACTAAGAATCCCAACGTCGAAGCAatgcccggcgacgacgtgccgGACTCGACAGATTGGCTTTCCACGCCCTTGTCCGGGCTTGCCTCTGTCGAGGCCGCGATTCGGTGTCAGGTATGCAAGGACTTTTACAAGACGCCCATGATAACGTCGTGCTCCCACACGTTCTGCTCTCTTTGCATCAGGAGGGCGTTGTCCAACGACGGTAAATGTCCCTTGTGCCGGGCTCCGGAACAGGAGCTCAAGCTTCGATGCAACTGGTCcgtggaggaggccgccgaggcgttTTCGAGAGCCAGAGAGGCGATTTTGGGTTTCGCGAGAAGTATACCGTCGAGGGAACGTTCGCCGAAGAGGAAGGCCGACGATCAAGCATCTCCTGCGACGCACGATCTTCCCGAGCCCAAGAGGATACGAACTTCCGCGCGCCTGAACAAGAACCGCACCGATCATGTAACAGTGGCTCCACAAGCGAGCAACGACGCACCGGAGGAGGTAATACAAGCatcagacgacgaggacgaggacgaatATATCCCCGATGATC CCGACGGCTTGGTTCCCTGCCCAGTGTGCGACAAGAAGATGAAGGCTTGGCAGGTATTCCAACACCTCGAGACCTGCCCTGGGCCATCACCAGTCGCGACAAATAGCAGTAGTCTATCATCCTTTGGTCATCGTCCCCAACGACAACACAAAGCCATTGAGCGTCTGCCTGCGCTGAACTACTCCATGCTTAAGGAAAATGCACTGCGGAAGAAAATGAATGAGCTGGGACTATCAAGCCAAGGGCCCCGGATATTGCTGGAGAAGCGCCATAGGGAATGGCTGACATTGTGGAACGCCAATTGTGACGCTGCCCATCCTAAAAAGCGTTCCGAGCTGCTTCAAGACATGGAGATATGGGAACGGACGCAAGGTGGCCGTGCACCTACGAGCAGCAAAGCCTTgcaggccgctgcggccatcaaggacaaggacttTGACGGtgctgcctgggctgccaAACACGACTCCTCATTCAAAGACCTGATTGCCAGCGCGAGGAAAAGTCGAGCTGGGGCTACGAAGGCgcacgatgatgacgagccGCCGGACAAGGCGATGAGCATACGTACGGAAAGCCCCGAACAAAGAGTGCCGGTCTACCAGGAAGGTCAAAACACGGCGAGTCTAGCGGACAAGCTTCAGGACCCAAGGTTTGCCGATGCGCCATCACAATCCGAGTTCAAAGGACCTCCTAACGGCAATGATGTCATACATCAAGGTAATTCAGAGTCTCATCACAATGCGAAAGTTGCGGGGGTCTCATCTCCCTCTCTTGGGACCGTTGCTGCTCCGGAAAGTCGTCGGCACGATCTCGGCGCTGTTTGA
- the cdc27 gene encoding CDC27 protein (EggNog:ENOG503P14V~COG:S) yields MDEHQKFLADRLLSEQRSITYRLLSRALDVHVNTAKGMLYDFYQYQNAQRPDSVHATYLIFGVKHSKPRQGDNDVGLTSSMPEPDPFSDDIPTSTLTLVSEGNLRDALSTYQEVTAIHIYSLAPHSISDRSSLTDAVKSISEYPQEKDPATAAQKFGIVLNPNLRKRTRDGRPETLAPAAQKPIKAESVQKLAPTNPSPPKATQDPPSKLKKEPSDAAPKNPTPSSSSSKKSVSTSKRGGPGGIMQSFAKAASRPPSKPKTAPEKDDDSAMALSDDGEADDADIIASKETSTDAAAVRRTRKEREEELKRMMEEDEEEDEDEEKDGSNEQSDEEMQDAVDPDTQTVAEPPAQDKPEDKEPAEVVSSTGDGRRRGKRRIMKKKRILDDQGYMVTIQEPGWESFSEDEVAQPPAKKAAPTPTPSSSNPKAKKPTGKSGQGNIMSFFSKK; encoded by the exons ATGGACGAACACCAAAAGTTTCTTGCAGATCGCTTGCTCAGCGAGCAGCGTTCG ATCACATACCGCCTACTGAGCAGGGCCCTCGACGTTCATGTGAACACTGCAAAAGG CATGCTCTATGACTTCTATCAGTACCAAAACGCCCAGCGACCAGACTCGGTCCATGCAACCTATCTTATTTTTGGTGTCAAACACTCAAAACCTCGGCAAGGCGACAATGATGTTGGGTTGACCAGTTCTATGCCCGAGCCTGACCCGTTCTCTGATGACATACCAACTTCGACTCTCACACTTGTCAGCGAGGGGAACCTTCGAG ATGCCCTGTCCACATATCAAGAGGTGACGGCAATTCACATATATAGTCTTGCCCCTCACTCAATATCTGACCGCAGTTCACTCACCGACGCTGTCAAGTCTATATCAGAATATCCTCAGGAGAAAGACCCTGCCACTGCGGCACAGAAGTTCGGGATAGTTCTGAATCCAAACCTTCGCAAGCGCACTCGAGATGGACGCCCAGAGACCTTGGCTCCCGCAGCGCAGAAGCCAATTAAGGCCGAGTCCGTGCAGAAGCTGGCGCCGACAAACCCATCCCCGCCAAAGGCAACGCAAGACCCGCCTTCCAAATTAAAAAAGGAGCCCTCCGACGCTGCGCCCAAGAACCCTACACcatcgtcgagctccagcaAGAAATCCGTGTCCACGTCCAAGCGCGGAGGGCCGGGGGGTATCATGCAGTCCTTTGCTAAAGCGGCTTCAAGACCGCCCAGCAAGCCAAAGACGGCCCCTGAAAAGGATGACGACTCTGCTATGGCTCTGTCTGACGATGGAGAGGCTGACGATGCTGATATTATCGCCTCGAAGGAGACATCCACAGATGCAGCAGCTGTTAGAAGGACAAGAAAGGAACGGGAGGAGGAACTGAAGCGTATGatggaagaggacgaggaggaggacgaagacgaggaaaAGGATGGGAGCAATGAACAGAGTGACGAAGAGATGCAGGACGCTGTGGACCCTGACACGCAGACTGTTGCTGAGCCGCCGGCCCAAGATAAGCCCGAGGACAAAGAGCCAGCCGAGGTTGTATCAAGCACAGGAgatgggcgacgccggggcAAACGTCGCATaatgaagaagaagcgcatACTGGACGATCAAGGATATATGG TAACAATTCAAGAACCGGGCTGGGAATCCTTCTCGGAGGATGAAGTGGCTCAGCCACCAGCCAAGAAGGCTGCCCCTACACCCactccgtcatcatcgaACCCAAAGGCGAAGAAACCTACTGGCAAAAGCGGACAGGGCAACATCATGTCGTTTTTCTCCAAAAAGTAG
- the YEY2 gene encoding Valine--pyruvate aminotransferase (COG:E~EggNog:ENOG503NVUW) encodes MSRPNKPVNLMRGWPSPDVLPASLLAASCQRVLSDKAQYTPILQYGADPGYEPLREGLARWLGRHYRVQPDPRRICITGGASQSLACILQSFTDPAYTRAVWVIAPCYYLACGIFADSGLNGKLRAVPEDDEGVDLEALERAIRQVDDEAGSRPETQTFKEPGSHRKLYRHIIYTVPTCSNPSGKTMSRRRREALVHLARERDALIVCDDVYDFLQWPLEGAPTPERPPELRIPRLCDIDLAIGPAANDPQGFGHAVSNGSFSKISGPGVRTGWVEASPAFVNGLSKTASTMSGGAPSQLCAGILSDMVHHGDLENHIETTVRPSLQRRHRLMMDAIREFLVPLGVQTRQSSLSGSQIYGGYFIWLTLPPEHPFSSSSIAEVAMEEENLAVGHGNMFEVLGDEGGARFDKYIRLCFAWEPEESLVEGVQRLARLLGRMQDNVELYRARSSSAQAPEPDSFK; translated from the exons ATGTCCCGGCCGAACAAGCCAGTCAATCTCATGCGCGGCTGGCCTTCGCCAGATGTGCTACCCGCGAGCCTCCTGGCAGCTTCTTGCCAGCGCGTCCTCTCGGACAAGGCCCAGTACACCCCGATCCTCCAGTACGGTGCCGACCCGGGCTATGAGCCGCTgcgcgagggcctcgcccgATGGCTGGGCCGACACTACCGCGTCCAGCCGGACCCGCGACGCATATGcatcaccggcggcgccagccagaGCCTTGCCTGCATCCTCCAGAGCTTCACCGACCCGGCCTACACGCGCGCCGTCTGGGTCATTGCCCCCTGCTACTACCTGGCCTGCGGCATCTTTGCCGATTCGGGATTGAACGGCAAGCTGCGGGCcgtgcccgaggacgacgagggcgttgaTCTCGAGGCTCTCGAGAGGGCGATCCGGcaggtggacgacgaggccggcagcAGGCCTGAGACGCAG ACGTTCAAGGAGCCCGGGTCCCATCGAAAGCTGTACAGACACATCATATACACGGTCCCAACGTGCTCCAACCCCTCCGGAAAGACCAtgtcacgccgccgccgcgaagccCTTGTCCATTTGGCGAGGGAGCGCGACGCCCTCATCGTCTGTGATGACGTCTACGACTTCCTGCAGTGGCCCCTCGAGGGCGCACCCACCCCGGAGCGGCCACCAGAGCTGCGGATCCCTCGCCTGTGCGACATCGACCTGGCCATCGGACCTGCCGCAAACGACCCGCAGGGTTTCGGGCATGCCGTGAGCAACGGGTCCTTTAGCAAAATCTCGGGCCCTGGAGTGAGGACCGGCTGGGTCGAGGCGTCCCCGGCCTTCGTCAACGGGCTCAGCAAGACGGCCTCTACGATGTCTGGCGGAGCTCCCAGCCAGCTCTGCGCTGGTATCCTGAGCGACATGGTCCACCATGGGGACCTAGAAAATCATATTGAGACTACAGTCCGGCCGtcgctgcagcggcggcataGGCTTATGATGGACGCCATTCGCGAGTTCCTCGTTCCCCTGGGCGTCCAGACGCGACAGAGCAGCCTCAGCGGGAGCCAGATTTACGGAGGCTACTTCATCTGGCTGACGCTTCCACCTGAGCATCCCTTCTCCTCGAGTTCGATAGCGGAGGTtgccatggaggaggagaacctcgccgttggccacGGCAACATGTTTGAAGTGCTTGGAGACGAGGGTGGTGCAAGATTTGATAAGTATATACGGCTATGCTTCGCATGGGAGCCCGAAGAGAGCCTCGTTGAAGGCGTTCAAAGGCTGGCCAGACTCCTCGGGCGAATGCAGGACAACGTGGAACTGTACCGAGCGCGGTCGAGTAGCGCGCAGGCGCCCGAACCAGACTCCTTTAAATGA
- a CDS encoding uncharacterized protein (TransMembrane:1 (n8-18c26/27o512-528i)~CAZy:GH125~EggNog:ENOG503NWZ6~SECRETED:SignalP(1-26~SECRETED:cutsite=ASA-AN~SECRETED:prob=0.8009)~COG:S) yields MPSWRRRLLIASFLGICCSTWPVASAANGHHQVPLSKACPNYASYAAYPHRPLSTGPLALPFQRPDPRCRTFHSDEIERVIKDVTSRMVDPDLARLFENAFPSTTDTTVKFHTNGKDTAFVRMPGSRSSQDEGAWQGPQSFIITGDIIAEWLRDSTNQLRPYQPLAKKDPAIFDLLLGAINTQAEYVIESPYCNAFQPPPISDLPISSNGQDDVVHPAYEPSAVFECKYELDSLAHFLALANDFYDHTASTDFLNDRWFLAVDTLLEVLEQQSQPTFDPETGRYRRNDYTFQRSTNTGTETLNLQGVGNPLNSGTGLVRSAFRPSDDATILGFFIPANAMMSVELGRTSRLLKAANKGPLAAKLGKWSEKLRAGVMEHGVVKHKKYGDVFAYEVDGYGSSILMDDANYPSLLALPVMGFVDVKDPTYQNTRKMLLDKLGNPYYLKGKDFKGIGGPHIGLRNAWPMSLLIQAQTSNSDDEIKECLSYVLKSAKLGLVHESVDVNYLSQYTRSWFAWANGVFAVTILDLAKRKPHLIFEQGAAPYEV; encoded by the exons ATGCcttcctggcggcggcggctgctgatCGCCAGCTTCCTGGGCATCTGTTGCTCGACATGGCCTGTCGCAAGCGCCGCAAACGGCCACCACCAGGTGCCTCTGAGCAAGGCGTGTCCCAACTACGCCTCGTACGCCGCATATCCGCA TCGCCCGCTGAGCACCGGCCCCCTCGCTCTTCCCTTCCAGCGACCCGACCCAAGATGTCGGACCTTTCACTCGGACGAAATCGAGAGAGTCATCAAAGATGTGACGTCGAGGATGGTAGACCCCGATCTGGCGCGATTGTTCGAGAACGCTTTCCCGTCCACGACGGACACGACAGTCAAATTTCACACCAACGGCAAGGACACAGCCTTTGTTCGGATGCCAGGCTCGCGCTCGTCTCAAGACGAGGGGGCCTGGCAGGGTCCGCAGTCCTTCATCATCACTGGCGACATCATAGCTGAATGGCTGCGTGACTCGACGAACCAGTTGCGGCCCTACCAACCGCTTGCCAAAAAAGACCCGGCCATTTTCGACCTGCTTCTAGGAGCCATCAATACGCAAGCCGAGTATGTTATCGAGTCTCCGTACTGCAATGCCTTCCAGCCGCCCCCCATCAGCGACCTGCCCATCAGTTCCAATGGCCAGGACGATGTGGTTCACCCGGCGTACGAGCCCAGCGCTGTCTTTGAGTGCAAGTACGAGCTGGACTCACTTGCCCATTTCTTGGCCCTCGCAAACGACTTTTATGACCACACCGCCTCGACCGACTTTCTCAATGATCGGTGGTTCCTAGCCGTCGACACGCTGCTCGAGGTCTTGGAGCAACAGTCGCAACCCACCTTTGACCCCGAGACGGGGCGGTACCGCAGAAACGACTACACATTCCAACGGTCGACCAACACGGGGACGGAGACGCTCAACTTGCAAGGCGTCGGCAACCCACTTAACAGTGGCACTGGGCTTGTCCGGTCAGCTTTTCGCCCCAGCGATGACGCGACCATTCTTGGCTTCTTCATCcccgccaacgccatgaTGTCTGTGGAGCTCGGCCGTACCTCTAGGCTGTTGAAGGCGGCAAACAAGGGGCCTCTCGCCGCAAAGCTTGGCAAGTGGAGCGAGAAACTGCGAGCCGGCGTGATGGAGCACGGGGTAGTGAAGCACAAAAAGTACGGCGACGTGTTTGCGTACGAGGTTGACGGGTACGGCTCGTCTATTCTCATGGACGACGCAAACTATCCATCGCTCCTGGCCCTTCCCGTCATGGGCTTCGTCGATGTCAAGGATCCGACGTACCAAAACACGCGGAAAATGTTActcgacaagctcggcaACCCTTACTATCTGAAGGGCAAAGATTTCAAAGGAATTGGAG GACCGCACATTGGGTTGCGAAATGCGTGGCCGATGAGCCTGCTGATCCAGGCACAAACGTCCAACTCGGACGATGAGATCAAGGAGTGTCTGAGCTATGTGCTGAAGTCGGCCAAACTCGGGTTGGTGCACGAGAGTGTCGACGTCAACTACCTAAGTCAGTATACGCGCAGCTGGTTTGCGTGGGCCAACGGCGTCTTTGCGGTGACGATACTGGATCTGGCGAAGCGAAAACCGCACCTCATTTTTGAACAAGGGGCCGCGCCTTACGAGGTCTAG
- the ESA1 gene encoding Histone acetyltransferase (EggNog:ENOG503NV9K~COG:B) — protein MAAGTPGGEPTVGSDTPRLRGKATPETLKTGCIAWVEKEGQPRRAEILSIKETKSGKQFYCNFDNFNKRLDEWVPVARIDFTQDVEWPNPEKEKLKESKSKKAPSAQNKKAQVSKKAQKRPGKREQSVQSEATTPHPWSEFVELQGQRKSSSVGLDGDSQARASVEASATPAGADEMDIDDKEEDNKKDEGTFNREDEIEKLRTSGSMTQNPAEISRIRNISKVQFGRNDLFPWYFSPYPEAFSQEDVIFICEFCLSYYGDEHAFTRHRKKCSLLHPPGNEIYRDDYVSFFEIDGRRQRTWCRNLCLLSKMFLDHKTLYYDVDPFLFYVMATRSDKGCHIVGYFSKEKESADGYNVACILTLPQYQRKGFGRLLIQFSYELSKIEGKLGSPEKPLSDLGLLSYRQYWSENILDVLLGYNERDDKVTIEGISTALAMTTQDVEHTLQAMKMQVYHKSDHKIVIPEKLIKQREKQRLKQKRVLDPLRIQWKPPVFTASSRTWGW, from the exons ATGGCTGCCGGTacgcccggcggcgagccgaccGTTGGGTCTGACACGCCTCGCTTGCGGGGCAAAGCGACTCCTGAGACGCTCAAAACTGGGTGCATCGCTTGGGTGGAAAAAGAAGGACAACCACGGCGGGCCGAGATCCTCAGCATCAAAGAGACAAAGAGCGGCAAGCAATTCTACTGCAACTTCGACAACTTCAACAAGCGATTGGACGAGTGGGTCCCTGTGGCGAGAATCGACTTCACCCAAGACGTGGAGTGGCCGAATcccgagaaggagaagctgaAGGAGAGCAAGTCCAAAaaggcgccctcggcgcagAACAAGAAAGCGCAAGTTTCGAAGAAGGCTCAGAAGCGCCCCGGGAAGCGCGAACAATCGGTACAGTCTGAGGCGACCACCCCTCATCCGTGGTCAG AATTTGTCGAACTGCAAGGCCAGCGAAAATCTTCTTCTGTAGGACTCGATGGCGATTCCCAAGCACGGGCCAGCGTTGAGGCGAGCGCGACCCCCGCAGGGGCGGACGAGATGGACATTGACGACAAGGAAGAGGACAACAAGAAAGACGAGGGTACGTTCAACCGAGAGGATGAGATCGAAAAGCTGCGGACGTCGGGCTCGATGACACAAAACCCGGCCGAGATATCCCGCATTCGAAATATATCCAAGGTGCAATTTGGCAGGAACGATCTATTCCCGTGGTACTTTTCGCCGTATCCCGAGGCCTTCAGCCAAGAAGACGTCATATTCATATGCGAGTTCTGCTTGAGCTACTACGGTGATGAACACGCCTTCACACGGCATCGCAAGAAGTgctcgctgctgcacccGCCAGGCAACGAGATCTACCGAGACGATTACGTATCTTTCTTCGAAATCGACGGCCGGCGACAGAGGACGTGGTGTCGAAACCTTTGCCTGTTGTCAAAGATGTTCCTTGACCACAAGACGCTCTACTACGATGTGGATCCGTTCCTATTTTACGTCATGGCAACGCGGAGCGACAAAGGATGCCACATTGTGGGATACTTCTCCAAGGAAAAAGAGAGCGCGGACGGGTACAACGTGGCGTGCATTCTGACGTTGCCACAGTACCAGCGCAAAGGATTTGGCAGACTTCTCATCCAGTTTTCGTACGAGCTTTCCAAGATCGAGGGCAAGCTGGGGTCGCCAGAGAAACCGCTGTCAGATCTGGGGCTGCTGAGCTATCGTCAGTACTGGTCTGAGAATATCCTGGATGTTTTGCTGGGGTACAACGAGCGGGATGACAAGGTGACGATTGAAGGGATCTCGACGGCcctggcgatgacgacgcaaGATGTGGAGCATACGCTCCAAGCAATGAAGATGCAGGTGTACCACAAGAGCGACCACAAGATTGTTATCCCGGAGAAGCTCATCAAGCAGCGAGAGAAGCAGAGACTGAAGCAGAAGCGGGTACTGGATCCACTGAGAATACAGTGGAAGCCGCCTGTGTTTACAGCGTCGAGCCGGACATGGGGTTGGTGA
- the REX4 gene encoding 3'-5' exonuclease (EggNog:ENOG503NYIT~BUSCO:EOG092646PE~COG:L), with amino-acid sequence MAELSSNWKELQARLKAEEGTQPQRKRKATDETNPHQKRVKTSKPPDHTASPASQARQRKHSPKRAMGGVHSSKMESGPRHGPSPSLALWAEDNDISTEALAEAYELGAQRDNSMMMASAKDKVNHGLSEGVEIGKYVAMDCEMVGVGPGGHESSLARVSLVDFNGRQVYDSYVKQKERVTDWRTAVSGISQKEMRFARSFDEVQRAVFSIVKDRILVGHDIKHDLEALKLSHPPRDIRDTARYHGFKRYGHGRKPALRTLAREILAVEIQEGPHSSIEDARVTMLLFRKHKPGFDVDHANRYAPKPAPNNHKASSRKPKKSKSRNT; translated from the coding sequence ATGGCCGAACTTTCCTCCAACTGGAAAGAACTACAGGCGCGCTTGAAGGCCGAAGAAGGGACCCAACCTCAAAGGAAGCGCAAGGCTACAGACGAGACAAACCCCCACCAAAAGAGGGTTAAGACCTCAAAACCTCCCGACCACACCGCGAGCCCGGCCAGTCAAGCTCGTCAACGGAAGCACAGTCCCAAGAGAGCCATGGGTGGCGTGCACAGTTCCAAAATGGAATCCGGCCCCCGACATGGGCCATCGCCCTCCCTCGCGCTTTGGGCTGAGGATAACGACATATCTACTGAGGCCTTGGCAGAGGCGTACGAGCTGGGCGCCCAAAGGGACAAttcgatgatgatggcctctGCAAAAGACAAAGTGAACCACGGACTCTCTGAAGGCGTCGAAATCGGCAAATACGTCGCCATGGACTGCGAAATGGTCGGTGTTGGACCAGGCGGCCACGAGTCATCATTGGCGCGTGTCAGTTTGGTAGACTTTAACGGGCGGCAAGTTTATGATTCGTATGTCAAGCAAAAGGAACGAGTCACCGATTGGAGAACAGCCGTGAGTGGGATTTCACAGAAGGAAATGAGGTTTGCCAGAAGCTTCGATGAGGTTCAGCGTGCTGTTTTTAGCATTGTCAAGGACCGCATCCTGGTAGGCCATGATATCAAGCACGACCTGGAAGCCTTGAAGTTGAGTCATCCACCAAGGGATATCCGGGACACAGCCAGATACCATGGGTTCAAAAGGTACGGGCACGGCCGCAAGCCAGCCCTCAGAACACTTGCCCGAGAGATCTTAGCAGTCGAGATCCAAGAAGGGCCACATTCAAGCATCGAGGATGCCAGGGTTACCATGTTGCTGTTCAGGAAGCACAAGCCAGGATTCGACGTTGACCACGCCAATCGTTATGCGCCAAAGCCAGCACCGAATAACCACAAGGCTTCTAGCAGAAAGCCGAAGAAGTCGAAGAGTCGCAATACATGA